One region of Aminobacterium colombiense DSM 12261 genomic DNA includes:
- the dnaK gene encoding molecular chaperone DnaK: protein MSKVVGIDLGTTNSCIAVKEGDNITIISNAEGARTTPSVVAFTKDGERLVGQLAKRQTIVNADRTILSIKRDMGSEKTVQIDGKAYTPQEISAMILQKLKRDAEDYIGEPVTKAVITVPAYFTDAQRQATKDAGTIAGLEVLRIINEPTAASLAYGDSKQGESKLLVFDLGGGTFDVSILDVGEGVCEVLATSGDNMLGGDDWDSRIVGWMVAEFKKLEGIDLKNDRMALQRLREAAEKAKVELSSMPETTISLPFITANETGPKHLEMSLSRAKFEELTQDLMARVEGPVNRVLSDSGLSAKDLDKILLVGGSTRMPMVQKKIKDLLGKEPTKGINPDECVAAGAALQGAIMTGDHHDIVLVDVTPLSLGLETLGGVFTKIIERNTAIPTSRSQVFTTAADNQNQVEILVLQGERPMAADNVKLGSFVLDGIPAAPRGVPQIEVTFNIDTNGILNVSAKDKGTGKEQRITIQSSRLSDEEIEKMKSQAAEHESEDRERIEAAELKNEADGIIYQAEKLIRDHGDKISAEEKGKINTAVEEIKKALESGDLEKMKAAKETLIKEIQEFSERLYSQANASSSAEGEGTQEASGAGETVDAEFSDQGQA from the coding sequence ATGTCAAAGGTAGTGGGAATAGACCTAGGAACGACCAACAGCTGTATAGCTGTTAAAGAAGGAGATAACATAACTATTATATCGAATGCGGAGGGGGCGCGAACAACGCCCTCAGTGGTAGCTTTCACTAAGGATGGGGAACGGCTCGTTGGTCAGCTGGCCAAACGGCAGACCATCGTTAATGCGGATCGCACCATCCTTTCTATTAAAAGGGACATGGGAAGTGAAAAAACAGTTCAGATTGACGGCAAAGCCTACACTCCACAGGAGATTTCTGCCATGATACTGCAGAAATTGAAACGGGATGCTGAGGATTATATTGGCGAACCTGTGACAAAGGCAGTTATAACGGTTCCGGCTTATTTTACCGATGCTCAGCGCCAGGCGACGAAGGATGCCGGTACCATTGCCGGACTTGAAGTGCTTCGGATTATCAATGAACCCACCGCGGCAAGCCTTGCCTATGGAGATTCAAAGCAGGGAGAAAGCAAGCTGCTTGTTTTTGACCTGGGCGGCGGAACCTTTGATGTATCCATTCTTGACGTAGGTGAGGGCGTGTGCGAAGTGCTTGCCACCTCCGGCGACAATATGTTGGGCGGCGACGATTGGGATAGTCGTATCGTAGGGTGGATGGTCGCTGAATTCAAGAAGCTGGAAGGCATCGACCTGAAGAATGACCGCATGGCGCTGCAGCGCTTGCGAGAAGCGGCGGAGAAGGCCAAGGTGGAACTTTCCTCCATGCCGGAAACTACCATATCCCTGCCCTTTATTACGGCAAATGAAACTGGGCCTAAACATCTCGAAATGTCCCTTTCCCGGGCCAAGTTCGAAGAGCTGACCCAAGACCTTATGGCCAGGGTGGAAGGCCCTGTAAATCGGGTATTGAGCGATTCTGGCCTTTCCGCAAAGGATTTGGATAAAATATTGCTCGTTGGCGGTTCCACCCGAATGCCCATGGTGCAGAAGAAAATTAAGGATCTTCTTGGCAAAGAACCCACGAAAGGCATCAATCCAGACGAATGTGTTGCGGCTGGCGCCGCTCTTCAGGGTGCTATTATGACGGGAGACCATCATGATATAGTTCTCGTGGACGTAACCCCTCTCTCTTTAGGTCTCGAGACCCTTGGCGGTGTATTTACCAAGATCATCGAACGAAATACAGCCATCCCTACATCACGGAGCCAGGTCTTTACCACTGCGGCTGATAATCAGAACCAGGTAGAGATCTTGGTATTGCAGGGAGAGCGCCCTATGGCGGCAGATAATGTAAAACTTGGAAGCTTTGTGCTCGACGGGATTCCGGCAGCCCCTCGCGGCGTTCCCCAGATAGAAGTGACTTTCAATATCGACACAAACGGAATCCTTAACGTTTCAGCAAAAGATAAAGGCACGGGCAAGGAGCAGCGGATCACCATTCAGTCCTCACGGCTTTCTGATGAAGAAATAGAGAAGATGAAAAGCCAGGCAGCAGAGCACGAAAGTGAAGATAGGGAGAGAATAGAAGCAGCTGAACTCAAAAATGAGGCAGACGGCATAATATATCAGGCAGAAAAACTTATCCGGGATCATGGCGACAAAATCTCAGCTGAAGAGAAGGGCAAGATCAATACCGCTGTTGAAGAGATAAAGAAAGCTCTTGAAAGCGGCGATCTGGAGAAGATGAAAGCTGCCAAGGAAACCTTGATAAAAGAAATTCAGGAGTTTTCTGAGCGGTTGTATAGCCAGGCAAATGCCTCCTCCAGTGCCGAAGGAGAAGGAACTCAGGAAGCTTCAGGCGCCGGAGAGACCGTAGACGCAGAGTTCAGCGATCAGGGTCAGGCGTAA
- a CDS encoding nucleotide exchange factor GrpE gives MTPGDKDFQAQDSPMEEAVEKVETAELPQEKILEIVTREKEEMEKVIEELKSENEALRTAAASARADFHNFKNRVDREKERYIRLAGERIVLLLLPVLDNLDRALSQSEKTEEQDIRTGVAMVRRQFLSVLESVGVSEIPTEGEVFSPACHEAVGIEDVEDPEKDGIVILELQKGYRMADKVIRASRVKVGKYRGNKEANQDA, from the coding sequence ATGACCCCTGGAGATAAGGATTTTCAGGCTCAGGATTCTCCTATGGAAGAGGCAGTAGAAAAGGTAGAGACTGCAGAGCTTCCTCAAGAAAAGATCCTTGAAATTGTAACAAGGGAAAAAGAAGAAATGGAAAAAGTTATAGAAGAGCTTAAAAGTGAGAATGAAGCATTGAGAACTGCTGCCGCCTCAGCCAGAGCCGATTTCCATAACTTCAAAAATAGAGTGGATAGAGAAAAGGAACGGTACATTCGTTTGGCTGGAGAGCGGATTGTTTTGCTGCTTTTGCCAGTTCTCGATAACCTCGACAGGGCTTTGAGCCAGTCAGAGAAAACTGAGGAACAGGATATTCGAACGGGAGTTGCTATGGTTCGCCGCCAATTCCTATCGGTGCTTGAGAGTGTTGGGGTTTCTGAGATCCCTACAGAGGGAGAAGTTTTTTCTCCGGCTTGCCACGAGGCCGTAGGAATAGAGGATGTGGAAGATCCTGAAAAAGATGGGATTGTTATATTGGAACTTCAGAAAGGCTACAGAATGGCCGACAAGGTGATTCGAGCCTCCAGAGTTAAGGTTGGCAAATATAGAGGAAACAAAGAAGCGAATCAAGATGCTTAG
- the hrcA gene encoding heat-inducible transcriptional repressor HrcA, producing MLTERQLEIVLAVVYEYIQTGEPAGSRTIARKYLRGCSAATVRNEMYDLEQMGYFYQPHTSAGRLPTSRAYRLYVDSILHRRRVPPIGFEHWRNGISDQKQGIESLLSYASQLLGRVTNYVGVAAISSLHEVEIQRVDFLCLGGNAVLVILILEGGLVHHNMVTLPCELSQDSLDELARRINMVAVGHPWSEVREVLYSYVLEGLEKLSSACRAAILQMDALLQKYNYKLFTGGAQHILSLPDFQDVSKLQAVISLLEEESSLVEMVGRCSVGGEVCVTIGDENPEVGMQNCSVLMVPSRKRGRKTVLGIIGPMRMDYEKTIAVLEAMMADIEEDDTNS from the coding sequence ATGCTTACCGAGCGGCAACTCGAGATTGTTCTAGCCGTTGTATATGAGTATATCCAGACTGGAGAGCCTGCTGGTTCCAGAACTATTGCCCGTAAATATCTGAGAGGGTGCAGTGCCGCTACTGTTCGTAATGAAATGTACGATCTTGAGCAGATGGGGTACTTCTATCAGCCTCATACTTCTGCAGGGCGTCTTCCTACATCCAGGGCCTATCGCCTTTACGTTGATTCCATATTACATAGAAGAAGGGTTCCCCCAATAGGATTTGAACACTGGCGGAATGGCATAAGCGATCAGAAGCAGGGGATAGAATCCCTTCTTTCATATGCCTCTCAACTTCTCGGTCGTGTTACAAATTATGTGGGAGTGGCTGCTATTTCTTCCCTTCACGAAGTGGAGATACAGAGGGTTGATTTTTTGTGTCTTGGTGGCAATGCCGTTTTGGTCATACTTATTCTCGAAGGCGGGCTTGTCCACCATAATATGGTAACGTTACCTTGCGAACTCTCACAGGATTCTCTGGATGAGCTGGCTAGGCGGATTAACATGGTAGCTGTGGGGCATCCGTGGTCAGAAGTCCGCGAAGTGTTGTACTCTTACGTACTCGAGGGGCTTGAAAAGCTTTCCAGTGCATGCCGTGCCGCAATCCTTCAGATGGACGCCTTATTACAAAAATATAATTACAAGCTCTTTACTGGCGGCGCTCAGCATATTTTAAGCTTGCCGGATTTTCAGGATGTCAGCAAACTTCAGGCCGTGATATCCCTTCTCGAGGAAGAGTCGTCCCTCGTTGAAATGGTGGGGCGATGCTCAGTTGGCGGAGAAGTCTGCGTGACTATCGGGGACGAAAACCCGGAAGTCGGCATGCAAAATTGTTCTGTTCTTATGGTTCCGTCCCGCAAGAGAGGGCGCAAAACTGTTTTGGGCATTATTGGCCCCATGAGAATGGATTATGAAAAAACCATTGCTGTTCTTGAAGCGATGATGGCAGATATTGAAGAAGACGATACGAATTCATAA
- a CDS encoding histidine phosphatase family protein — MATQYKHTTILLARHGECQGNREERFRGRIDYPLNERGLEQARDLGKAIIPFSPSAIYSSPLLRARQTASEIADACSKNEVMIHEGLNNIYFSSWEGRLKSEIAFEYSHEWNIWLTSPERLALPGAETLIEIQQRSFAALKELVVKHEGTTFVLVSHRTVLKPLIAACLGIPVPYFWKIHMDTASYSVLIYDPKRGYGLFCLNQTSHLKKVVTEWI; from the coding sequence ATGGCTACCCAATATAAACATACGACAATTCTTTTAGCCCGGCACGGAGAATGCCAAGGGAACAGAGAGGAACGATTCAGGGGTCGGATCGACTACCCACTGAATGAACGGGGGCTGGAACAGGCAAGAGATCTTGGGAAAGCCATCATCCCCTTCTCCCCTTCGGCTATATATTCGAGTCCGCTATTGAGGGCACGGCAGACAGCCTCTGAAATAGCTGACGCCTGCAGCAAGAATGAAGTTATGATTCATGAAGGGCTCAACAATATATATTTTAGCAGCTGGGAAGGACGTCTCAAATCAGAGATTGCTTTTGAATACTCCCATGAATGGAATATATGGTTGACCAGCCCTGAAAGGCTTGCCCTGCCTGGGGCCGAAACACTCATTGAGATACAGCAGCGATCTTTTGCTGCTCTAAAGGAACTTGTGGTAAAACATGAAGGAACAACCTTTGTCCTCGTTTCCCACCGCACTGTTCTTAAACCCCTTATCGCCGCTTGTCTGGGAATACCTGTACCCTATTTCTGGAAAATACATATGGACACCGCTTCATACAGCGTCCTTATCTATGACCCTAAACGAGGATACGGCCTTTTCTGTTTAAATCAGACATCCCATTTAAAGAAGGTTGTCACCGAGTGGATTTAA
- the folP gene encoding dihydropteroate synthase, with translation MATYELKILNSDDLLSLIAKIGADPRSAAYFLPKREVLSFWIPQVDFRAAAYLKQEMLARGGDAIVHRNVIDGRTKRSDVLLIGTEGQYKAIFPKLEAMSCWGLDTLRKALYAAFRKSHIAAWDITLPGGRTLGLGKGKTKIMGILNITPDSFYSDSRLFTADIEEILIRAQKMIDAGAHILDIGAESTRPGSEPISETEEKGRLLPVLRALRKKFPEQVISVDTYKGNIARVAAENGADIINDISGFTLDSDMLQAVAETGLPYVLSHIQGTPQTMQSNPFYNNVVEESIDYFEKKLQELENVGVSADRVIIDPGIGFGKRLQDNLRILKSIQSFRSLGRPLLIGHSRKGFIKNILNKENPESRLYGTMAVSAYCAGEKVELVRVHDVEASHDVLEVIDAIREAEL, from the coding sequence TTGGCTACATACGAATTAAAGATACTTAATAGCGACGATCTTTTATCATTAATAGCAAAGATCGGGGCTGACCCCCGATCCGCGGCGTACTTTTTGCCCAAAAGGGAAGTTCTTTCCTTTTGGATCCCCCAGGTCGATTTTCGCGCAGCCGCCTATTTAAAGCAGGAAATGCTCGCCCGAGGGGGCGATGCTATAGTGCACCGCAACGTTATTGATGGAAGAACGAAGAGAAGCGACGTTCTGTTAATTGGAACAGAAGGCCAGTACAAGGCTATCTTCCCCAAGCTGGAAGCCATGTCATGCTGGGGACTCGATACACTGCGCAAAGCCCTTTATGCCGCCTTTCGGAAAAGCCATATTGCCGCGTGGGACATTACCCTGCCAGGCGGCCGCACCCTTGGTCTCGGCAAAGGGAAAACGAAGATCATGGGCATCCTTAACATAACTCCGGATTCCTTTTACTCAGACAGCCGGCTTTTCACTGCCGACATAGAAGAGATTCTTATAAGGGCTCAAAAAATGATCGACGCGGGCGCCCATATCCTCGACATAGGGGCAGAGTCTACCCGACCCGGATCCGAACCAATTTCAGAAACAGAAGAAAAAGGCCGTCTGCTCCCAGTACTTCGAGCTCTTAGAAAAAAATTTCCTGAACAGGTTATCTCTGTAGACACGTATAAAGGGAATATCGCAAGGGTCGCAGCAGAGAATGGAGCAGATATCATTAATGATATATCAGGGTTTACCCTCGACAGCGACATGCTTCAGGCAGTTGCCGAAACAGGGCTTCCCTATGTGTTGTCCCATATCCAAGGCACACCCCAAACCATGCAGTCAAATCCTTTTTACAACAATGTCGTTGAAGAATCCATTGATTATTTTGAAAAGAAACTCCAAGAACTGGAAAATGTGGGGGTTTCGGCAGATCGCGTTATAATTGACCCTGGGATCGGATTTGGGAAACGTTTACAGGACAATCTCCGTATCCTTAAGTCTATCCAATCCTTTCGAAGTCTTGGGCGCCCACTTCTTATAGGTCATTCAAGGAAAGGATTTATCAAGAACATCCTTAATAAAGAAAACCCTGAGTCACGCCTTTATGGGACCATGGCCGTTTCTGCCTATTGTGCTGGAGAAAAGGTTGAACTTGTGCGGGTTCATGACGTAGAGGCAAGCCATGACGTTTTAGAAGTGATCGATGCCATAAGGGAGGCAGAATTGTGA
- the folK gene encoding 2-amino-4-hydroxy-6-hydroxymethyldihydropteridine diphosphokinase, with protein sequence MRLALGIGSNVGDRMNNLRKAVQLLKEKGVVIIAKSDIFETAPMGVTDQPRFLNACIVVDTKFDLEELLSVVKSIEQEMGRVHRLRWGPREIDIDLLLLENGEVLDSSTLKVPHPEMHKRAFVLMPLAQIAPDWIHPLLKVSVKKLAEDIHSQDETLLKISSL encoded by the coding sequence ATGCGCCTAGCGCTAGGTATTGGAAGCAACGTCGGCGACCGAATGAATAACTTGAGGAAAGCAGTACAGCTTCTCAAGGAAAAGGGCGTTGTCATCATTGCTAAAAGTGACATTTTTGAAACGGCGCCTATGGGAGTGACAGATCAACCCCGTTTTTTAAACGCCTGTATCGTTGTTGATACAAAATTTGATCTTGAAGAGTTACTCTCCGTTGTAAAGTCTATAGAACAGGAAATGGGACGTGTCCACAGATTGCGATGGGGACCCCGGGAAATAGATATCGATCTTTTACTTCTGGAAAACGGTGAAGTGCTGGATAGCTCAACGCTCAAGGTTCCCCACCCGGAAATGCATAAAAGAGCTTTTGTTCTTATGCCCCTTGCGCAAATAGCTCCGGATTGGATACATCCCCTGTTGAAGGTTTCTGTAAAAAAACTGGCAGAAGATATTCACTCGCAAGATGAAACATTGCTAAAAATATCCAGTCTGTAG
- a CDS encoding redoxin domain-containing protein: MLDLIQMGYEGPDFCLKDQFGTYVTLSSLKGRNILLSFHPLAWTEVCQAQVNSIDAHIKLFERLNTLPFALSVDSFAAKKAWSDALGIKKLQFLSDFWPHGDVARQYGVFVEKEGFSARVNIILNEKHEVIFAKGYELGEVPNLREIIFLLKDYTQTEIPNLDMEIQRCLKDAVGRTVCMKDSRSKGIDATN; the protein is encoded by the coding sequence ATGCTAGATCTGATCCAGATGGGGTATGAAGGTCCCGATTTTTGTCTGAAAGATCAATTTGGAACATATGTAACCCTTTCTTCGCTAAAAGGAAGAAATATACTGCTTTCATTTCATCCTTTAGCCTGGACAGAGGTCTGTCAAGCCCAGGTTAACTCTATAGATGCTCATATAAAGCTCTTTGAAAGGCTTAACACCCTGCCCTTTGCCCTGAGTGTAGATTCCTTTGCGGCGAAAAAAGCCTGGAGTGATGCCCTTGGCATAAAAAAACTTCAATTTCTTTCTGATTTCTGGCCCCATGGAGATGTTGCCAGGCAATATGGGGTGTTTGTAGAGAAAGAGGGGTTTTCAGCGAGGGTAAATATCATTCTTAATGAGAAGCACGAAGTGATCTTTGCCAAGGGCTACGAATTAGGGGAAGTTCCTAATCTCCGGGAAATAATTTTTCTGCTTAAAGACTACACCCAGACTGAGATCCCTAACCTTGATATGGAGATACAGAGATGTCTGAAAGACGCTGTGGGGAGAACAGTCTGTATGAAGGACAGCCGGTCAAAGGGAATTGACGCCACAAATTAG
- a CDS encoding thiamine pyrophosphate-dependent enzyme: MNSTIFDLPSADMSWCPGCGDFLILDALKIAFTRLGWKPADVVIVTGIGQAAKTPHFMKCHFFNGLHGRALSNATGIKAANPLLNVVAIGGDGDMYGEGGNHFIHTIRRNPDITNIVYDNMVYGLTKGQASPTSFLGFKTPVQVHGVMSVPFNPLAVAIVLGATFVARAFAGDVEETAFLIEQAVQHKGYALLDIFQPCVSFNKVNTYKWFKENTYYIGDSHNSADQKAALALALKSDSFPLGVLYRQEGRAAFEENMDAYKGDKAPLFKRMAKIKTIEGCITSMA, encoded by the coding sequence GTGAACTCGACAATCTTTGATCTTCCGTCTGCTGATATGTCATGGTGTCCCGGATGTGGAGATTTCCTCATACTTGATGCCTTAAAGATAGCTTTTACAAGGTTGGGATGGAAACCTGCGGATGTGGTTATCGTTACTGGAATTGGACAAGCGGCAAAGACTCCTCATTTTATGAAATGTCATTTTTTCAATGGACTTCACGGCAGGGCACTCTCAAACGCTACAGGAATTAAAGCGGCAAACCCTTTATTGAATGTTGTCGCTATTGGCGGTGATGGCGATATGTATGGAGAAGGAGGAAATCACTTTATCCATACTATTCGAAGAAACCCTGACATTACAAACATTGTTTATGACAACATGGTTTATGGCTTGACAAAAGGTCAGGCGTCCCCAACAAGTTTTCTCGGTTTTAAAACGCCTGTTCAGGTACATGGTGTAATGTCTGTGCCCTTTAATCCCTTAGCTGTGGCCATTGTTCTTGGTGCCACCTTTGTGGCCCGGGCTTTTGCCGGTGATGTAGAAGAAACGGCGTTTCTTATAGAGCAGGCTGTTCAACATAAAGGATATGCTTTGCTTGATATTTTTCAACCATGCGTATCCTTTAACAAGGTGAATACGTATAAGTGGTTTAAAGAGAATACCTATTATATTGGCGACAGCCATAATTCTGCCGATCAGAAAGCAGCCCTGGCTCTGGCCCTTAAAAGTGATAGCTTTCCCCTTGGGGTTCTATATCGCCAGGAAGGCAGAGCTGCCTTTGAAGAGAATATGGACGCTTATAAAGGGGATAAAGCTCCTTTGTTTAAGAGAATGGCAAAAATTAAGACTATTGAAGGTTGTATTACATCTATGGCATAA
- a CDS encoding 2-oxoacid:acceptor oxidoreductase subunit alpha translates to MSRIPLRKAAKDISIVLCGAAGQGVQTVEELLIGAFRQAGYSVFASREYMSRVRGGNNSTEIRISSWPIRAFVDRIDILMPLSPGIRDNILRRISEETVIICDSKEMGGEGESLGGSLVDVDIVQIAKDIGGRIFANFVAAGVIIGLIEGGLEWAKGFCDERFAGKKEDIAEKNKIALERGYEVGRALVKGDSILLPPEAVMRSAHRVVMNGTDAISLGALAGGCSFITAYPMSPATGVLTYMAQKAEEMGIVVEQAEDELAAINMALGASYAGARAMVSTSGGGFDLMCEGISLAGVMESPVVIHLAQRPGPATGMATRTEQGDLDVALCGGHGEFPRAVLAPATLEEAFRLGAKAFYLAETYQIPVILMTDQYFLNSYYDIPIPDVKAAVIPSAIIETEEDYRRYEITSNGISPRGIPGYGKGIVGADSHEHDEVGHVYEDFDLRERMVRKRFRKLEKMKVEAEEPLFVGPSDYRTLIIGWGSTFHILEEALDYIGRSDVALMHFQQLYPLPENLGERLEQAQRIVVVEGNNRGQFARLLKSEIGREPDYVLGYYSGLQFSVEQIARDLDSCFIGEVLS, encoded by the coding sequence ATGAGCAGAATCCCTTTGCGCAAAGCTGCAAAAGATATTTCCATCGTACTGTGCGGAGCTGCTGGACAAGGTGTTCAGACAGTGGAGGAGTTGTTGATAGGAGCTTTTCGGCAAGCGGGGTATAGTGTCTTTGCCAGCAGGGAATATATGTCTCGAGTCAGGGGGGGAAACAATTCTACAGAAATCAGAATATCTTCGTGGCCAATACGGGCCTTTGTTGACCGTATCGACATTCTAATGCCCTTAAGCCCTGGTATTCGCGATAACATTCTGCGACGCATCTCAGAAGAGACGGTGATTATATGCGACAGTAAAGAAATGGGCGGGGAAGGAGAGAGCCTGGGAGGTTCTTTGGTCGATGTAGACATTGTCCAGATTGCCAAGGACATTGGAGGTAGGATTTTTGCAAACTTTGTTGCTGCCGGGGTGATTATAGGCCTTATAGAGGGAGGCCTGGAATGGGCAAAAGGTTTTTGCGACGAGAGATTTGCCGGAAAAAAAGAAGATATCGCGGAAAAGAACAAAATTGCTCTAGAGAGAGGATATGAAGTGGGGCGTGCCCTTGTAAAAGGAGATTCCATACTCCTTCCACCAGAAGCAGTTATGCGTTCAGCTCATAGAGTGGTGATGAATGGCACCGATGCCATTTCTCTGGGGGCTCTTGCCGGAGGATGTTCTTTTATAACAGCCTATCCCATGTCCCCAGCCACGGGAGTTTTAACCTACATGGCACAAAAGGCAGAGGAAATGGGGATTGTTGTAGAACAGGCTGAGGACGAATTAGCAGCGATCAACATGGCTTTAGGGGCTTCCTATGCAGGAGCGAGGGCAATGGTTTCCACTTCAGGAGGCGGTTTTGACCTCATGTGTGAAGGAATTAGCCTGGCGGGAGTGATGGAGTCACCTGTGGTTATACATCTTGCGCAACGTCCTGGCCCGGCTACTGGGATGGCTACTCGAACGGAACAGGGAGATCTGGATGTGGCATTATGCGGGGGCCATGGAGAGTTTCCAAGGGCTGTACTGGCACCAGCCACTCTGGAAGAAGCTTTCAGGTTGGGAGCAAAAGCTTTTTATCTGGCTGAAACATATCAAATTCCTGTGATACTTATGACAGATCAATATTTTCTCAATTCTTATTACGATATCCCCATTCCTGATGTGAAAGCTGCCGTAATCCCCTCTGCGATTATTGAAACGGAAGAAGATTATCGGCGTTATGAAATTACAAGTAACGGCATTTCTCCAAGAGGCATTCCTGGCTATGGCAAAGGCATTGTAGGTGCAGATAGTCACGAACATGATGAGGTCGGACATGTGTATGAAGACTTTGATCTTCGTGAACGTATGGTGCGAAAGCGTTTCAGAAAACTGGAAAAGATGAAGGTTGAAGCGGAAGAGCCATTATTTGTGGGCCCATCGGACTATAGAACTCTTATTATAGGGTGGGGTTCAACTTTTCATATTCTTGAAGAGGCTCTTGATTATATTGGGCGTTCGGATGTGGCTCTCATGCATTTTCAGCAACTTTACCCCCTTCCGGAAAATCTAGGAGAGAGACTTGAACAAGCTCAAAGGATCGTTGTTGTAGAGGGAAATAATAGAGGGCAATTTGCCCGCCTTTTAAAGAGTGAAATTGGCAGGGAGCCAGACTATGTGCTTGGATATTACTCTGGTTTGCAATTTTCAGTAGAACAGATAGCGAGAGATCTGGACTCATGTTTTATAGGGGAGGTGTTGTCGTGA
- a CDS encoding carbon starvation protein A, protein MLAMLFIFSLVFFAVVYRIHGRYMARIYDLNDDNPTPAETMYDGIDYCPAHPAVLLGHHFASIAGAGPIVGPITAASMFGWLPAYLWCLLGSAFLGGPHDMGALVSSMRHNGKSVGEVVDHWVGKRGKFFFLVFTILTLILVVAVFLQLSANTFAADTAVAFSSVLYIFMAVIFGVLVYKYNTPLWLMTLVMVPVVIGACWYGNYATWVAGVFTYSMPTWRWILAVYILLASVLPVWLLLQPRDYLASFFLYFAVIVGAIGMVFGGKFEVQLPAFKGFVAGDQYMWPMLFVIVACGAISGFHSLVGSGTTSKQLRRETDSTLVGFGSMLLEGVVAVIAIGTIMISGKILEGGPVVTYANGFGQFAGLLGIDPKIGASLGGLAINSFLLTSLDTATRLTRYQIQELTNMKVDKYTSTIVAIAAAMALLLVKTVGPDGKAIPAWAAIWPMFGAANQLVAALALLAVGVWVVKGLKKDNSFLMIPMWFMLATTVAALLFMIKEKLTGVPNYLLVSISIILLVLAILMVRESFRALKVKDESKA, encoded by the coding sequence ATGTTAGCGATGCTATTTATTTTTTCATTAGTGTTTTTTGCAGTCGTATATCGTATTCATGGACGGTATATGGCTCGAATTTATGACCTTAATGACGATAATCCTACCCCAGCTGAAACTATGTATGATGGCATCGACTACTGTCCTGCCCATCCGGCAGTATTGCTGGGACACCACTTTGCATCCATAGCGGGGGCGGGACCGATTGTTGGCCCCATAACTGCAGCCAGTATGTTTGGGTGGCTCCCGGCGTATTTGTGGTGCCTTCTTGGCTCTGCTTTTCTCGGTGGTCCACATGACATGGGGGCTCTTGTTTCTTCTATGCGCCATAACGGCAAGTCAGTAGGTGAGGTTGTTGACCATTGGGTGGGCAAGCGCGGAAAGTTCTTCTTCCTTGTTTTTACTATTTTAACTCTTATTCTCGTTGTCGCGGTCTTTTTGCAGCTCTCTGCCAATACCTTTGCCGCTGACACTGCTGTTGCCTTTTCGAGTGTTCTTTACATCTTTATGGCTGTTATCTTTGGTGTTCTTGTCTATAAATACAACACTCCCCTCTGGCTTATGACGCTGGTCATGGTACCTGTTGTCATTGGAGCCTGCTGGTACGGAAACTATGCCACCTGGGTTGCGGGGGTTTTCACATACTCTATGCCCACATGGCGATGGATATTGGCTGTTTATATTCTTCTCGCATCTGTATTGCCTGTATGGCTTCTGTTGCAGCCACGGGACTATCTTGCATCATTCTTCCTTTATTTCGCAGTTATTGTTGGGGCTATCGGAATGGTTTTCGGCGGAAAATTCGAAGTTCAGCTCCCCGCTTTCAAAGGATTTGTCGCGGGCGATCAATATATGTGGCCCATGCTTTTTGTCATAGTGGCCTGTGGTGCCATTTCCGGATTTCACTCTCTTGTAGGAAGCGGTACGACTTCAAAACAGCTTCGGCGTGAAACAGACAGCACCCTGGTCGGGTTCGGATCGATGCTTCTTGAGGGGGTTGTGGCTGTCATCGCTATCGGGACAATTATGATTAGCGGGAAAATATTAGAAGGAGGACCCGTTGTTACCTACGCTAACGGCTTTGGCCAATTTGCGGGGCTTCTTGGCATTGATCCAAAAATAGGAGCATCTCTTGGAGGATTGGCCATTAACTCTTTCTTGCTGACATCTCTTGACACGGCAACCCGTCTGACTCGGTATCAGATACAAGAGCTTACGAATATGAAAGTCGATAAATATACGTCAACCATTGTAGCCATAGCTGCCGCCATGGCTTTGCTGCTGGTGAAAACCGTTGGTCCGGATGGAAAAGCAATTCCGGCCTGGGCTGCTATTTGGCCTATGTTTGGAGCGGCGAACCAGCTAGTTGCTGCCCTGGCTCTTTTGGCAGTGGGGGTCTGGGTGGTTAAGGGATTGAAGAAGGATAACTCTTTCCTTATGATTCCCATGTGGTTTATGTTGGCGACTACAGTTGCCGCCTTGCTCTTCATGATCAAAGAAAAACTGACTGGAGTTCCGAACTATCTACTGGTATCCATTTCTATTATCCTTCTAGTCTTGGCTATCCTTATGGTTCGAGAATCCTTCCGCGCTTTAAAAGTAAAAGATGAATCAAAAGCGTAA